One window from the genome of Populus alba chromosome 15, ASM523922v2, whole genome shotgun sequence encodes:
- the LOC118033376 gene encoding uncharacterized protein → MTGIRLQQEESADLTQIRAAGTGGDLVSDDDRSVAADSWSIKSDYGSTLDDDQRHADAAEALSAAANCRAASDYSSDKEELDAEGVASMLGLHSYWDAAYADELANFHEHGHAGEVWFGADVMDVIASWTKGLCFEISQGCIPNHVDDIKSETVEESDKYLSSWSVLDIGTGNGLLLHELAKLGFSDLTGVDYSEGAINLARRLADRDGFSNINLLVDDVLETKLNRQFQLVMDKGTLDAIGLHPDGAIKRIMYWESVSKLVAVGGILVITSCNNTKDELVQEVENFNQRRIDVSLESESMKGHEASRDPPFRYLNHVRTYPMFMFGGSVGSRVATVAFLRN, encoded by the exons ATGACAGGAATTCGGTTACAACAAGAAGAATCAGCTGACCTAACGCAAATCAGAGCTGCTGGCACCGGCGGCGATCTGGTGTCGGACGACGATAGGTCTGTGGCGGCGGATTCTTGGTCAATTAAGAGTGATTATGGGAGTACTCTCGATGACGATCAGCGCCATGCTGATGCCGCCGAGGCTCTCTCCGCTGCCGCTAACTGTCGCGCCGCTTCTGATTACAG TTCAGACAAGGAAGAACTGGATGCTGAAGGCGTGGCTTCCATGTTAGGTCTACATAGTTATTGGGATGCTGCCTATGCTGATGAGTTGGCAAACTTCCATGAACATGGTCATGCCGGTGAAGTTTG GTTTGGGGCTGATGTCATGGATGTCATTGCTTCTTGGACAAAAGGCCTGTGCTTTGAAATTTCTCAAGGTTGCATTCCTAATCATGTTGATGATATCAAGTCTGAAACTGTTGAAGAGAGTGATAAATATCTGTCCAGCTGGAGTGTACTTGACATCGGGACTGGCAATGGTTTACTCCTTCATGAACTTGCTAAGCTGGG GTTTTCTGATTTAACTGGAGTTGATTACAGTGAAGGGGCCATTAACCTGGCGCGTAGGCTTGCTGATCGTGATGGGTTTTCTAATATCAATCTTCTG GTTGATGATGTTCTTGAGACAAAATTAAACAGACAGTTTCAGCTGGTCATGGATAAAGGGACTTTAGATGCCATTGGATTGCATCCTGACGGTGCTATCAAAAG gatCATGTACTGGGAATCAGTTTCAAAGTTGGTTGCAGTAGGTGGAATCTTG GTGATTACATCGTGTAACAATACAAAAGACGAATTGGTGCAAGAAGTAGAAAATTTCAATCAAAGGAGGATTGATGTATCCCTGGAATCAGAGTCCATGAAGGGCCATGAAGCATCCAGAGATCCTCCATTTCGATACCTCAATCATGTCCGAACATATCCTATGTTCATGTTTGGTGGATCAGTGGGATCACGTGTTGCCACCGTGGCATTTCTTCGAAACTGA